One Zeugodacus cucurbitae isolate PBARC_wt_2022May chromosome 3, idZeuCucr1.2, whole genome shotgun sequence genomic region harbors:
- the LOC128920508 gene encoding putative nuclease HARBI1, with protein MNEFQVREYINGFESLGFPQVLGAIDGCHIEVRPAAEDAVDYYNYKGWYFTVLLALVDARCRFIYINVGSPGRCNDSSIFESSSLKSQLAQSSLFINMSRQISSINVPVVLLGDSAFKLDEHLMKPYPFCVNQPSDKKKFNYVLSKCRRVVENAFGLLKARFRRVGKGLDNHMVNTRAVIKACCVLHNLLYEENDEINEKWIAAQQIENETR; from the exons ATGAACGAATTTCAAGTGCGGGAGTATATAAATGGTTTTGAGTCATTGGGTTTCCCTCAAGTGTTAGGAGCTATAG atGGTTGTCATATAGAAGTTCGCCCAGCAGCAGAAGATGCTGTTGACTACTACAATTACAAAGGCTGGTATTTCACAGTTCTTTTGGCTTTGGTAGATGCAAG ATGCCGCTTTATATACATCAACGTTGGTAGTCCAGGCCGTTGTAATGACTCTTCAATATTTGAGAGTTCATCTTTAAAAAGCCAGTTGGCACAATctagtttatttataaacatgaGTAGACAAATTTCGTCAATTAATGTTCCAGTAGTTTTATTGGGCGACTCTGCGTTCAAACTAGATGAACATTTGATGAAACCCTACCCTTTTTGTGTAAACCAACcttcggataaaaaaaaatttaactatgttCTCTCGAAATGTCGAAGAGTGGTGGAGAATGCTTTCGGTCTTTTAAAGGCAAGGTTTAGACGCGTTGGCAAAGGCTTGGATAACCACATGGTCAACACGAGAGCTGTTATCAAAGCGTGCTGCGTTTTGCATAACTTATTATATGAGGaaaatgatgaaattaatgaaaagtgGATTGCAGCACAACAAATCGAAAACGAAACTCGGTAG
- the LOC128920370 gene encoding uncharacterized protein LOC128920370: MFWEVDCQVNSDAFFKSNFRMKRKSFNKLCIMLKGLEKKTTNYRKTIQLEKGIAIALYALGSSAEYGTIGNMFGIGKITVCSILIEFCHEVWRCLWPLYLKKFPMNEFQVREYINGFESLGFPQVLGAIDGCHIEDRPAAEDAVDYYNYKGWYSTVLLALVDARCRFIYINVGSPGRCNDSSIFESSSLKRQLAQSSLFKNMSRQISSINVPVVLLGDSAFKLDEHLMKPYPFCVNQPSDKKKCNYVLSKCRRVVENAFGLLKARFRRVGKGLDNHMVNTRAVIKACCVLHNLLYEENDEINEKWIAAQQIENDTR; encoded by the exons ATGTTTTGGGAAGTCGATTGCCAGGTGAATTCAGATGCATTCTTTAAAAGCAACTTCCGAATGAAGCGCAAATCATTCAATAAATTGTGCATTATGTTGAAAGGCTTGGAGAAGAAAACCACTAACTACCGGAAAACAATTCAATTAGAAAAAGGCATTGCTATTGCTTTATATGCTCTTGGCTCTTCTGCAGAATACGGAACAATTGGAAATATGTTCGGAATTGGTAAAATCACAGTCTGCTCCATTCTAATTGAGTTCTGCCATGAAGTCTGGCGATGTTTGTGGCCATTGTATTTGAAGAAATTCCCAATGAACGAATTTCAAGTGCGGGAGTATATAAATGGTTTTGAGTCATTGGGTTTCCCTCAAGTGTTAGGAGCTATAG atGGTTGTCATATAGAAGATCGCCCAGCAGCAGAAGATGCTGTTGACTACTACAATTACAAAGGCTGGTATTCCACAGTTCTTTTGGCTTTGGTAGATGCAAG ATGCCGCTTTATATACATCAACGTTGGTAGTCCAGGCCGTTGTAATGACTCTTCAATATTTGAGAGTTCATCTTTAAAAAGACAGTTGGCACAATctagtttatttaaaaacatgagTAGACAAATTTCGTCAATTAATGTTCCAGTAGTTTTATTGGGCGACTCTGCGTTCAAACTAGATGAACATTTGATGAAACCCTACCCTTTTTGTGTAAACCAACcttcggataaaaaaaaatgtaactatGTTCTCTCGAAATGTCGAAGAGTGGTGGAGAATGCTTTCGGTCTTTTAAAGGCAAGGTTTAGACGCGTTGGCAAAGGCTTGGATAACCACATGGTCAACACGAGAGCTGTTATCAAAGCGTGCTGCGTTTTGCATAACTTATTATATGAGGaaaatgatgaaattaatgaaaagtgGATTGCAGCACAACAAATCGAAAACGATACTCGATAG
- the LOC128920367 gene encoding putative nuclease HARBI1, translating into MFWEVDCQVNSDAFFKITVCSILIEFCHEVWRCLWPLYLKKFPMNEFQVREYINGFESLGFPQVLGAIDGCHIEVRPAAEDAVDYYNYKGWYSTVLLALVDARCRFIYINVGSPGRCNDSSIFESSSLKSQLAQSSLFKNMSRQISSINIPVVLLGDSAFKLDEHLMKPYPFCVNQPSDKKKFNYVLSKCRRVVENAFGLLKARFRRVGKGLDNHMVNTRAVIKACCILHNLLYEENDEINEKWIAAQQIENETR; encoded by the exons ATGTTTTGGGAAGTCGATTGCCAGGTGAATTCAGATGCATTCTTTAAAATCACTGTCTGCTCCATTCTAATTGAGTTCTGCCATGAAGTCTGGCGATGTTTGTGGCCATTGTATTTGAAGAAATTCCCAATGAACGAATTTCAAGTGCGGGAGTATATAAATGGTTTTGAGTCATTGGGTTTCCCTCAAGTGTTAGGAGCTATAG atGGTTGTCATATAGAAGTTCGCCCAGCAGCAGAAGATGCTGTTGACTACTACAATTACAAAGGCTGGTATTCCACAGTTCTTTTGGCTTTGGTAGATGCAAG ATGCCGCTTTATATACATCAACGTTGGTAGTCCAGGCCGTTGTAATGACTCTTCAATATTTGAGAGTTCATCTTTAAAAAGCCAGTTGGCACAATctagtttatttaaaaacatgagTAGACAAATTTCGTCAATTAATATTCCAGTAGTTTTATTGGGGGACTCTGCGTTCAAACTAGATGAACATTTGATGAAACCCTACCCTTTTTGTGTAAACCAACcttcggataaaaaaaaatttaactatgttCTCTCGAAATGTCGAAGAGTGGTGGAGAATGCTTTCGGTCTTTTAAAGGCAAGGTTTAGACGCGTTGGCAAAGGCTTGGATAACCACATGGTCAACACGAGAGCTGTTATCAAAGCGTGCTGCATTTTGCATAACTTATTATATGAGGaaaatgatgaaattaatgaaaagtgGATTGCAGCACAACAAATCGAAAACGAAACTCGATAG
- the LOC128920114 gene encoding uncharacterized protein LOC128920114 — protein MQEKQKIGPSGGSPSTWKLYEAVHQAVGGYKSFCSAELVEDSIEGDMEAIYLEEEIEGESPLPSPDVGPSTSGSSTRSSSNDAGKKKKTAVMVMEEMRDDFLKATEAMKEADEKRLDMLQMYVNDVRQMKDASIDFLRRKN, from the exons atgcaagagaaacaaaaaattggACCATCGGGTGGCTCCCCGAGTACATGGAAATTGTACGAAGCGGTACACCAAGCGGTAGGCGGCTACAAGAGCTTTTGTTCCGCCGAGCTTGTGGAGGACAGCATCGAGG GTGATATGGAGGCGATTTACCTGGAGGAAGAAATAGAAGGGGAGTCGCCGCTCCCGAGCCCTGACGTTGGCCCTTCTACATCGGGTAGCTCGACTCGGTCATCGTCAAATGATGCTGGTAAGAAGAAAAAAACGGCTGTGATGGTAATGGAGGAGATGCGGGACGATTTTTTAAAGGCGACTGAGGCGATGAAGGAAGCCGATGAAAAGCGTCTGGACATGTTACAAATGTATGTGAACGATGTCAGACAAATGAAGGACGCTTCCATCGACTTCCTTCGTCGCAAAAACTAG